The following is a genomic window from uncultured Draconibacterium sp..
TAAATTATGCACAGGGAATTACCATTTCTCAGGACGAAGCTAAAAGTATATTAAAACATTATGATTCGATGGAAAACGACGGTTTGTATAACGATTACAAATTGCCTTACCTACAACTCGCAGAAATACAGCATAATTACACATCAATTTATTGGTCGGGAATGAACCACTCGGCTGATTATGTTGAACTTGCCATGTTTGGTCCGGGAAGCGAAGCATTACCTACGTTTGTAAAGAACTCCGACCTTCATAATTTTATGTTAGAAGCAGCTGGCTTACCAGAATCGGTTTTTGTGGTTTGATATCGTAGATTTTAAGAAAAAATATCGGGGTTGGTTATTTTTTTTATAACCAACCCTATTTTGTAATTTTCAAGAAAATCTATTTTTCGGATAGCGGAATTGCATACGAATGTTTTATTTCCCCCATTACAAACAGGCTTTGCAGATTACCAATGGCGTCAATTTCCCCCAAAGTATTCAACACAAAATCCTGATAATGCTGCATACTTTGCATATGTATTTTCAGCATAAAATCATATTCGCCGGAAATATTATAACATTCCGTTATTTCCTCAATTCCCAGGATGGCATCCATGAATTCTTTTCCCAGTTCTTTTGAATGCTGCTTTAAACGGATGTTGCAAAAAACAATAAATCCCTGGCTCAGTTTTTCAGCATCCAGTACGGCTGTGTATTTTTTTATATAACCTGATTTTTCTAAACGTTTTATTCGCTCAAAAACCGGAGTTGGTGATAGATTTACCATTGCTGCAATCTCTTTTGTGGTTAGAGAAGAGTCTTCCTGAAGGATTTTTAATATTTTAATATCGGTATTATCGAAGCTCACTAAAGATTTTTTTTCTGTTTTCCTGCTCATTTCCTGCTCTGTTTAGAGTAAAATTATAGTCCGCAGCAAATATATAGATTTATTATCCTAGTTTTTCTATTTGCAAAGAATATACAACTGCTTCAGTTATGTTTGTACAGATAAAAATGAATACAAAATGAGTAAAACAAAGACACTACAAAGAGCTGATTTAGTTGGAAGTTTTTTACGTCCTGAAAAGTTAAAATCAGCTCGTGCTGACTATGAATCCGGAAAAATCAGCAGGGATGAATTAACAAAAGTTGAAGATGAAGAAATTGTAAGAATAATTTCCAAGCAGAAGGAATTAGGTTACAAAGTAGTAAGCGATGGAGAATTTAGAAGAAGTTACTGGCATCTCGACTTTTTCTGGGGATTTGAAGGAGTAGAGCACGTACATATGGGACAAGGTTACTCTTTTCATGGAGAAGAAACCCGTGACGATTCTGCCCGGTTAAGTGGAAAAATTAGTTTTAACAAGAATCATCCTTTTCTTGCACATTACAATTTTGTAAAGAAAAATGCAGGAGAAAACGCTGATGCACGAATAAGTATTCCATCGCCGGCTCAATTCTATGCTGAGCTTGTACGGGGTGTAAACGAAGAAAAGGTAAAGGAAATTTATCCTGATAATGCAGAACTGGTTAAAGATATTGGCAAAACCTACAACGATGCAATCCTTGCTTTTTATAACTTAGGTTGTCGCGATTTGAAACTTGACGATTGTACCTGGGGAATGCTTTGCGATACTGATTTTTGGACAACAATGGCCGGCAAAGATTTTGACACAAAACAGTTAGAGAACCTTTACCTGGAACTCAATAACAAAGCACTGGAAAATTTGCCTGAAGATTTGAGTATTTCAACCCACGTTTGCCGCGGCAATTATCATTCAACCTATGCAACTTCCGGAGGATACAAGCCCGTTGCAGAAAGTTTGTTTGTAAAAGAGAATGTGGAAACCTATTTCCTTGAATTTGACGATGAACGCTCAGGAGATTTTGAGCCATTGCGTTTTGTTCCAGAAAATAAAAAAGTGGTATTAGGGTTGGTTACCAGTAAAAAGCCTCAGCTTGAAGATAAAGAAGAAGTGAAAAAACGAATTGAGGAAGCTGCAAAATTTGTTGACCTTAAACGTTTGTCTCTGAGTCCGCAGTGTGGTTTTGCTTCAACTGAAGAAGGAAATATTCTTACGGAAGAAGACCAATGGAAAAAGATGCAATTAGTACAGGAAATTTCAAAGGAAGTGTGGGGATAATACCTATTTCCAAAAAGCGAGGCCGTCTCATAACAAGTTTTATGAGACGGCCTCTTAAGCATTAAAAGTAATCTATTAATCTTTGATTCTTTGTTTACTCTTTTATTAATGCTCCATTGATAAAAGAATATTTTCACATTAACAGATGCATTATCCAAAAGAACTGAATTAGCAGCTAAGTAACCTGAAATATAAAGACATGCGCTTAGTGGCTGTATGGAATCGTAAAGAAGAATGTTGATCCTATATTTTCTTCACTTTCGGCCCAAATTTTTCCACCTAATAGTTCTACATACGCTTTTGCAATGGATAATCCCACCCCGGCTCCTTCATAATGACGTGAGAGCGTTTCATTCTCTTGTCGGAATTTCTCGAAAATTATTTGCACATGTTCTTTCTGAATGCCCACGCCGGTATCTTTTACAAAAAATTCAAGGAATTCGCCTTTTTTTTCGTATCCAAATTCAATGGATCCAGAGTGAGTGAATTTTAGAGCATTTTTCAGAAGTTTAGTCAAAACAATCTCGATTTTTGTTTTGTCGGTTTTAACTACGGCATCTGAATATTTCAAAGTTTTCTTTGCTGAAAACTTAATCTTTTTTTGATCCGCTTCCGATTTAAAAAAGTTATATGTCTCTTCTATCTGTTCATTTAAATTTGTTTCAGAAACAGATATTTTCACCAGTCCTGCTTCTATTTCCGAAATTTCAATAATATCATTTATAACACAAAGCAGACGGGCACTGCTTTTTTCGATCAAACATATATATTCTTCTTGTAATTCAGTAGAAAGATTAGGTTCTCTGAGTAAATCAGAAAAACCCAAGATGCCGTTTATAGGTGTACGTATTTCGTGGCTCATATTCATTAAGAATGCATATTTCAAGCGGTCGCTTTCTTCTGCTCTGTTTTTAGCCTCAATCAGTTCATCAATCATGCGTTTCTTGCTGGTAATATCCTGAATTATGGAAAGCAAAAAATTGGAATTTTCTATTTGTACCGGATGGAAAATGACTTCAACATCCTTTATAACTCCGTTATACAACCGGTGCCTGAAATTGAAATGTGACTGTTTTTTTGCAATGGCTTTCCTCATTTCCAGGAACATTTCGCGTGGTGTTAGTACGTTTATTTGCGAAATATTATTGGTACACAATACCTGGTGTGCCAAGCCATAATAACAGCAAGCAGCCTGATTTGCATCTTTTATGTCACCGGTTTCCGGGTCAATTAGCAACATAACTGATGGGTTTGCACGAAAAAAGGAATTGTACAGACTTTCTTTCTGCTGTTCTGCTTTTTTCAATGCCAAGGTCAATTCATTAGCCTGCTTTTTAAGTTTATTCCGATAAAAGCTAAGCCCATGAACCGCTTTGAAATTTTTTGAGAGCAACAAGCGTAGAACATCTGCAACAGGTAGCCTTTTTCTCATATTTTCCGGCTCCTGGCAAATATTCGTAAGTTTTGACTTGCTCGTTTGTCCCATTTCTCACCACACTCTTTAGTACTCACCAGCCGACAGGCATGCGGAGCTCAGGTTATTCATAGCTTCTTCTATGTTGTCAAAATCAGGATTTTCATGCGCTAATTTTAGCTTTTCCAACGCATTTTCAATCGCATTTTTTTTCTCAAGGGGTAAAGTGTTGCCAAATTCTTTCAGTTGGATTTCTGTTTGATAAATTTGCATGTCGGCCTTATTGCCTGTGACAGTTCTATCCTTCAGCGCCCGATCTTCCTGCATATGTTGCCTGGCTTCTTCCTTTATCCGGCATATTTCTTCTTCCGAAAGACCGGAAGACGCTTCTATGCGAATTTGCTGTTTTTTTTCGGTTAGCCGATCAACGGCAGTCACACTCAGAATTCCATTGGCATCAATGTCGAAGGTTACTTCAATTTTCGGTATTCCCCTGTGGAAAGGCGGTATTTCATCAAAGTGGAACCTCCCGATGCTTTTATTTTGACTGGCCATTGGCCGTTCGCCCTGCAAAACATGAATTTCGACTGAAGATTGGTTGTCTGTTGCAGTGGAAAATACTTCAGACTGCCGTGTAGGAATAGTTGTATTCGCTTCTATCAGCCGTGTCATTACACCACCGCGGGTTTCTATTCCTAACGAAAGAGGCGTAACATCCAGCAGCAATACATCTTTTACTTCTCCGGAAAGGATTCCACCCTGTATAGCCGCGCCAATAGCAACAACTTCGTCGGGATTGACCCCACTAGAAGGTTCCTTACCGAAAAAGTCACGAACCATTTTTTGAACAGCCGGAATGCGGGTTGATCCGCCAACCAAAATCACTTCATCCAGGTCGGTGGCTTTTAGCCGGGCATTTTTAAGCGCTAACTGACAAGGAGCAATAGTCGATTGAAGCAGGTTCGCAATCAGTTGTTCGAATTTGTCGCGGGTAAGTTTTCGAACCAAATGTTTGGAAGTGCCATCAACCAACATAATATATGGAAGATTGATACTGGTTTCGGATGCGCCCGACAACTCAATTTTTGCTTTTTCTGCCGCTTCTTTCAACCGCTGAAGAACCATTGGATTGCGAAGAAGCTCAACGCCTTCATCATTTTCAAATTCATCAGCCAACCAGTTAATAATCGCCTGGTCAAAATCGTCACCCCCAAGGTGTGTGTTTCCGTTGGTTGACTTCACGTCGAAAATGCCATTCCCGATTTCAAGTATCGAAATGTCAAAAGTCCCTCCTCCCAAATCAAAAACAGCCACTTTAATATTATCATTCCGTTTGTCTAACCCATACGCCAGGGCTGCAGCAGTTGGCTCATTAATGATGCGACGAACAGATAGCCCGGCAATTTTACCAGCCTCGTTGGTAGCCTGACGCTGTGAGTCGCTAAAATAAGCCGGGACTGTAATTACTGCTTCACGAATTTCCTGCCCAAGATAATCTTCGGCTGTTTGTTTCATTTGCTGAAGAATCATGGCTGAAATTTCCTGCGGAGCATATTGTTTCCCGGAAATATTTACATGAGGTGTATTATTTTCGCTGTTTATAATCTGGTAAGGGAACCGCTGAATTTCCTTCTCAACCTGGCTGTAAGTTTCGCCCATGAATCGTTTGATGGATGATACCGTGTTTGCCGGATTCGAGATGGCCTGACGTTTTGCCGAAGCGCCTACTTTCCGTTCACCATCCGATGTAAAACCCACGACAGAAGGCATCGTCCGTAGCCCTTCGCTATTTACTATTACAACCGGTTCGTTTCCTTCCATAATAGCCATACAGGAACTTGTTGTCCCCAGATCGATTCCTAAAATTTTACCCATTATGCGTCCTTGTGTATTAAATAGAAATTTTTTGTAAAGATTACTGATTAAGAGAGAGAGACTTTATATTGACAAAACTAAATGGAGGACTTGGCCCGGAGGTATCAATGAAAACCCCAAAAATCCTGTATTTATTTCTTAGTGTCTCGACTGTATTCCGAAACTCGTTTGTTTTTGTTTTACTGATAAGAAAGGCGGCGTTGAGAATCATGGCATCTTTTCTTCCTGTAAATTCTTTGGGAAGCAGGTTGTGTGAGCAGGTTGATACACTTAATTTTTCAAACTCTTCGTAATAATTTTGGCCATAGTTTTTGCAGATCCTGTCCATCTCATTTTCGACCAATCCATTTTTCTTCCTTCTCAAAAGAAATGCCCTTCCTGGCGAACTATCCATGATTTGTTTTTCCAAAGCGGCCGCGTCCTCGCTCAACTCGTCAATTTGTTCGCTGAGCAATTTTCGGTCGAAGTAGATTTTAACAGACCATTCCTCACATCCTTTTATTAAATATAAATTTTCGAATAATGAATCGGAACAATCGGTTACAAATTTCCGCAAACAATTCTCAGTATAAAAAACAGTACCAAATTCGAATGGAAGCACTGTATTCTGTTCCATCAGAGAAGTAATTACTTCTACGTGTTCGTTGAATTCTTCCTGTTCAATCTCCGTGCAACTCCGATCAAAATTTTCCTCAGAGAATTCTTCGGACGAAATATATTTAACAACCACATAAAAATCGCCAATCTTCATAGATTTGAGCCTCTTGAACTTTATGTTTCCGGCAAGGGCTGGCTGGGTGTTTAAAACGCAATATACATAGATTAGATTGGTTGCCACGGGGTTGTTTTTTTATTATTTACTGATCTCCACTATCTATTCCGTCAAAGGAGCTCATTCGCTCGAATGCTGTAATTTCAAGATTTTCATCCAATTTTATAGAATAAAAAAGCCTCACTTGCTTGGATGGTAGGTCCATCGATTTTAGAAACGAATCATCTTCATAAACCTCGGCAACGGCACTCCACATTTCTTTGTTTTTTTCGATTTTTATAACCGTCACATCGTAGCAGTTAATGTTCTCTTTCAGAAAACTCACCACTGTTTTTTTTACATCAATTATATTGCCCATTTTTAAACCTCCTATCTTATTTATTCTGTTTGTCAGCTCTTATTCTTTCCAATGTTTTCAGTAATTCATCTTCCATTTTATCGTATTCCTCTTCGTCAATTTCGTCCATCTCAAATTTCAGTTGCAAAGCCATCAACCGTTCTTTTACAGCTCCTTCGTCCGAGACTTCCTTCTCTAGCACTTCATTAATTTTCTCAGCAATAAAAATTATACCTTTTAACGGAGCGAATAATATCCCACCAATTAATAGCATATTATATCCCTTTCGTATTAATTACAAGATTTACAAAATTGTATGGAGGTAAAGTTCCTACATATTTGAAGGTCATAAGCTGGTCATACTGTTCCGACAAATCGTTGACCACCTTATCAAAAGCAGGTTCCTCCGCATTTTTTATTAGAAAAGCTGCATTGAGTATCATCATTTCTCCGTAGTTATCGTTAATCTTCATTTCGTCAGCAAGCGGATTTAAGGCCGCGATGATCGCATCCTTATACTTTTCGGTTTCTTTCTTCAATGCTTCGGCAACCATTTCCCCAATTTTCACACGCTGATAATGGGTTTTATCGGCTGGCAGGTTTATCAGTTTTGCCCTCAGTGCTTTTATGTTATCATATTTTTCAATGATGCTTTCATAAATCTCAGCCTCCTTTGCAACCACCTTTAAACCCAGCTCTTTTTTGCCATCCATTTGGGTTAGCATCTCATCGAATTTCTCGTAATCTTTTTCTATAATCCTTAGTATTCCGGCATCATCGTCGTGTTCCGAAATGGTTGAAAAGCGTACCGGAAGGACAGTAAACTGTTTCATTATTTCTTCCAATACTTTTTCGTGGGTTATTAGGTTAATCCTGCGAGCTTCGTAGGTAATGATTGGCGACGTGCTAACAATAGCAGTGATATCTTTGTAAGTGATTCCATAAACCCGGTCAGCTCGCTTTCCTATACCAATCGGGCCATAATCAAGCGGTTCCGAATTTCTGATAATTCCGTAAATATATTTTCCCTCTTTGGGCATTTCCTGATCGTTGTTCATAATTATATTTTTCATCGGTTAGTTTACAATTCCCATTTTTCAGGGAAAATTCTCAGATCAACGAAGTTGAATATGGGCAATTGTGAAGAATAGACGAAATCACAGCGCTCCTCGTATTGGCTGCCCAAGTCGGCCATAATGTTGTCGAACTCAACCTCACGCCCACTGTTTACCAAAAACGCCGTGTTCACGAACATGGCTTCACTGGTTGTTTTGTTCAGCTTATAATCGAATACCGACCGATTGAATGCATCGATAACAATCTCGGTTTCAGCTATTTTTTTCTCGGCTAAAGCTTTTTTTACCAGCTCACCTGCTTCAATAATCCGGTTGTTTCGTGTTTCCTTGTCTTCAATTTTTACCAAGTCAGTTTTTATTCTATTTAGCTCGGCATTCTCCTGATCTATTTCCTTGTAGATATTCCCCATATTTTTCCATATCCCGCGGACATTGAGTTCCACCTTGTTTTCGAACTGCCTGAGCAATTCCATAAACTCGCTGTACCTTCTGTTTAACAGATTCCTGATTTCGTCGGGCGTTGCGGCAATTGTTCCAAACCGGATGGGAAGTACACTCCCAAATTCTTTCATTGCTGCTTCAATCACTTTTTGATGAGCCAGCATGTTTTCGGGGTTGACAACGAACCGGCTAATCGGATGGTTGCTTACTACCATACACAAACCATCGAACCCAATAGTTGAAACCAGATCTCCGCGCCCGCCAACCCCAATGGGGCCAAGATTGACATCGTAGTCGGAGGCAATTATGCAATAGATATATTTTCCGTCGCGCTGCATGTTATTCCTTTATTTTAACTAAAATTAATTTTTCGTTAGTTGTTTCCCTGTTCGCCGCAATGGCCTGTTCTTTCGGTTCGAGCCTGGCTACTTCCATATATTCGAGCAGGATTTGGTACGCATTTTTTATCCTGTTGAAATGAATTACTGATCCACTATCTTGATTTACATCGGGATGATATTCCTTAACCTTTTCTTGATACGCTCTTTTTACATCAACTTCCGAAGAGATTTCACTTAGTCCAAGTTCCTGTTGGGCTTGAGACACAGTTGCCGGATTAAGTTCCTTAACTTCTAAAGTGTAAAAACTATAGCAAGGCAAAGGACCAACCATTTTGAAGTTTAGCATTCCCTTGTATTCTGCATCAAGACGATCGAGTGTCTTTTCAAATTTTTCTTTTTCATTTCGGTTGAGCAAATACGCAGAATTGGTTATCATCTGATCGTCCATCACCTCATGTATTTTAATATCGGTACACAAACCAGATAAAGCATTCATGACTTCCAATTCAACTGCTGCATTTTTTTCTTTTAATTTTTCTTCAAACAAAGCTCCAATCTTCACCTGGTCAGTGTGAGAGATGGGGTCTTTTTTCTTCAGAATCTCCGTTTTAAGGGCTATTATGTCCGGATGATCGGCAACTTTTTTAATTGTAGCAGAAAACTCGCCCCAGGTTACAGCAAGGTCAATCTCTACCATACTCTCTATTTTAGAGAGCGTATTAATGATCAGATTATATCCCGTCGACAGAATTTCGAAGACTTCTTCTTTCGAGTTCACAATGGTTCCAAGGTGCATAGGTATCACCATGTTGAATCCTTTTTGCATCAGATTCTCAATTGTCTTTTGATGTTCTACCAATAAATGTCCAAGTTCCTCCCGGTTCAAAAAATCAAATGATACATTCTCCCGATCGGAAACAATGGCCGAAATATTTTGATAGGCAATGGTATAAATTCCAGTGTTCACCAGCGACCGAAACATCTCTGCACTGTAAAAATTGGGTATAATTCCGTAAATGTAAATTCCTTTTTTTGCCATAAGGTTTTAATTATATTTTTGTTTCGTTTTGTTTTAGTACCAGTTGGATAGCTTCCTGAAAGTGTTTTTCGGCAATGCTGACATTCAATGTATTTTCATCAGATGGGTGACAGGATTTGTCGATCATCTGCCTGATAGCCAGCATAGCGGCTTTCCTGCAAATAAATTCGATATCCGATCCGGTAAGCCCATCTGTTTCTAAAGCCAGTTTATCCAGATTTACTTTTTTAGCCAACGGTTTTTTGCGGGTGTGAATACCGAATATTTTTTCGCGGGTTTTAGCGTCGGGCAATGGCACTTCAAACAATAAATCGAACCGACCACTACGTAAAAGCGCAGGATCAATTAAATCGATCCGGTTAGTAGCAGCCAAAACGATTACGCCTTTCAGGTCTTCAATGCCATCCATTTCTGTCAGGAATTGGCCAATCACCCGATCTAATACTCCGGATTCCGAGCTATCGTTGCTGCGCCGCGGTGTAAGGCTGTCAATTTCGTCGAGAAATAAAATGCACGGCGATGCCTGTTTAGCCATACGGAAAAGCTCGCGAACTCCTTTTTCTGATTCGCCAATGTACTTACTCAAAATCTGTGGCCCTTTTACCGAAATAAAATTAATCCCGCTTTCGCTGGCTAATGCTTTGGCCAGATAAGTTTTTCCGGTTCCGGGTTTTCCGTATAGGATGATTCCTTTCGGCGGCTTGGTATCGGCCCTTCTAAACAAATCGGCATATTGCAGCGGCCATTTAACCGTTTCTTTCAACGCTTCTTTAATTTCATCGAGTCCGCCAACATCGTTCCATTTCACATCGGGGACTTCCACAAAAACTTCCCTGATGGCTGAAGGTTCCACTTCCTTCATTGCATCCAGAAAATTGTCCATCGTAACTTCAAGCGACATCAAAAGTTCGTAAGGGATTTCAGACATCGCAAAATCGATTTTCGGGAGAATTTTCCGCAGCGCTGTCATTGCGGCTTCGCGTGCCAGGGCTTCCAAATCAGCTCCTACAAATCCATGTGTAATCTCAGCGAGTTTTTCCATATCTACATTCTCTGAGAGTGGAATCCCCCTGGTGTGGATGTGCAGTATTTCAAGCCTCCCCTTTTTATCGGGGATGGAGACTGATATTTCGCGATCGAAACGTCCTGGCCTGCGAAGTGCTGGATCAATGGCATTCGGAATGTTTGTTGCACCAATCACAATTACTTTTCCCCGCGATTCCAAACCGTCCATCAACGACAGCAACTGGGCCACAACACGTTTCTCAACCTGTTTTTCGCCCCCCATGTCTTCACGTTTGGGTGCAATGGCATCTATTTCGTCGATAAAAATAATGGCGGGTGCATGTTTCTGGGCTTCCTCAAAAATGTTACGGATACGGCTTTCGCTTTCGCCATAGAATTTACCCATGATTTCAGGCCCCGAAATGTTAATAAAATAAGCATCGGTTTCATGTGCAACAGCCCTTACTGTCAGTGTTTTTCCGGTTCCGGGAGGACCGTAGAGAAAAACGCCTTTAGGCGGCTGAACTCCCAACCGTTCAAAAATCTCCGGATATTTCAGGGGCAATTCAATCATTTCGCGGATACGCTGCACCTGGTTCCCTAATCCCCCAATATCTTCATACGAAATCCGGCGTTTCGTTTCCCCAGCCTCCTTAGTCAACTCAAGCTGAAAACTGGTATCAGGATGTATCAGCACCACGCCTTCGGGGCTGGTTGAAGTTATAGTATAATCAACCGAACGCGCCCCAAACAAGTTGGCGCGTACTTTATCGCCTTTTGCAACCGGCAAGCCATTGATTAACGAACCAATATACCTGGCATCGTCAGTCTTAAATTTCGAACCGGATTTTGTGTCGGGTTTGAGTTTTATTTTTGTCGCCTGACGGCAACCCGTTTTTGCAATTTTCACTTTTTCGTCGATTCCCGCCTGACAGTTTTCACGGGTAATCCCATCAATTTGGATAATACTTTTGTCGCGGTCATCAGGATAACAGGGCATTATTTTTACCGGGGTGGAACGTTTGCCTTCGATTACAATCACATCGCCACTTTCCAATCCCACCAGCTTCATGTCTTTTGGATCGATCCGCGCAATTGCCCGCCCTACGTCTTTGACCAGCGCTTCTTTTACACGCAGTATTATTTCGTTTTTAGTTGTAGTCATGGATGGTATTTGGTTTTTACTTTCCGAACAGAAATCCCCTTAATTCTTTTAACGACTCCAATCCTTGTATTTCTTCAGCAAATTCAGGTACTTCTACTCTATTCATCTCGTTAAAAGTTTCGCCAATTTGCCGAATGTATTTTTGTTGTCCCGCCTTTCGTCGTTTGCAAAAGCTGCAATCTTCAGAAACCATGACATGATTTACAATAATTTGCCGGGCATTTATCTTAAAATTTTCCAGATCAGACAATAGCCTCACTGTTTCTGAAA
Proteins encoded in this region:
- a CDS encoding CDC48 family AAA ATPase, with the protein product MTTTKNEIILRVKEALVKDVGRAIARIDPKDMKLVGLESGDVIVIEGKRSTPVKIMPCYPDDRDKSIIQIDGITRENCQAGIDEKVKIAKTGCRQATKIKLKPDTKSGSKFKTDDARYIGSLINGLPVAKGDKVRANLFGARSVDYTITSTSPEGVVLIHPDTSFQLELTKEAGETKRRISYEDIGGLGNQVQRIREMIELPLKYPEIFERLGVQPPKGVFLYGPPGTGKTLTVRAVAHETDAYFINISGPEIMGKFYGESESRIRNIFEEAQKHAPAIIFIDEIDAIAPKREDMGGEKQVEKRVVAQLLSLMDGLESRGKVIVIGATNIPNAIDPALRRPGRFDREISVSIPDKKGRLEILHIHTRGIPLSENVDMEKLAEITHGFVGADLEALAREAAMTALRKILPKIDFAMSEIPYELLMSLEVTMDNFLDAMKEVEPSAIREVFVEVPDVKWNDVGGLDEIKEALKETVKWPLQYADLFRRADTKPPKGIILYGKPGTGKTYLAKALASESGINFISVKGPQILSKYIGESEKGVRELFRMAKQASPCILFLDEIDSLTPRRSNDSSESGVLDRVIGQFLTEMDGIEDLKGVIVLAATNRIDLIDPALLRSGRFDLLFEVPLPDAKTREKIFGIHTRKKPLAKKVNLDKLALETDGLTGSDIEFICRKAAMLAIRQMIDKSCHPSDENTLNVSIAEKHFQEAIQLVLKQNETKI